One window from the genome of Garra rufa chromosome 1, GarRuf1.0, whole genome shotgun sequence encodes:
- the LOC141338465 gene encoding uncharacterized protein yields the protein MAFIKEESEDMKIKETFRVKHEDTEEQTDLMTLKEESQELNETEEKDQNEKHDFKTEEKSISCSQNKKTSSPEINKKTQTTNLNSNMRIHTGERPHSCQQCGKSFSRNGDLKTHMKVHNEKKPIICPQCGKSFTKKKYLDVHIIHTGEKPFICKLCGKSFTRKQYLTVHMKIHTGEKPFICKLCGKSFSRNGDLKTHMKIHSEKKPFICPECGKSFTLKGTLDNHMKIHTGEKSFTCPQCGKSFKYKTSLDVHLSIHTGEKPYTCEQCGKSFTHKVNLKVHMTVHTGEKLYKCVQCEKSFTCQSSLIRHLKTHSGKKLQKSKY from the exons atggcgtttattaaggaggagagtgaagacatgaagattaaagaaacattcagagtcaaacatgaagatactgaggaacaaacag acctgatgactctgaaagaggagagtcaagaactcaatgaaacagaagagaaagatcaaaatgagaaacatgatttcaaaactgaagaaaaatcaattagttgctcacagaataaaaaaacatcctcaccagaaataaataaaaaaacacaaactacaaaccttaattctaacatgagaattcacactggagagagacctcacagctgccaacagtgtgggaagagtttctcacgaaatggagatcttaagactcacatgaaagttcacaatGAAAAGAAGCCGAtcatatgccctcagtgtggaaagagttttacaaagaaaaaataccTTGATGTCCAcataattcacactggagagaagcctttcatctgtaaactgtgtgggaagagttttacacgGAAACAataccttactgtccacatgaaaattcacactggagagaaacctttcatctgcaaactgtgtgggaagagtttctcacgaaatggagatcttaagactcacatgaaaattcactccGAAAAGAAGCCGTTCATATgtcctgagtgtggaaagagttttacactgAAAGGTACGCTTGAtaaccacatgaaaattcacactggagagaaatcttttacctgccctcagtgtggaaagagtttcaagtataaaacaagtcttgatgttcacttgagcattcacactggagagaaaccttacacctgtgaacagtgtggaaagagtttcacgcataaagtaaaccttaaggttcacatgacagttcacactggagagaaactgtacaagtgtgttcagtgtgagaagagtttcacatgtcaaAGCAGCCTGATACGTCATTTGAAAACTCATTCTGGAAAGAAACTGCAAAAGTCAAAGtactaa